The following coding sequences lie in one Changpingibacter yushuensis genomic window:
- a CDS encoding sodium-translocating pyrophosphatase — translation MLIGACLTLLTVLSGCSNSSSSEEGVHGGEASLQLPDLSNVMTAVGLSGRAILYVGILLCLFGFGFGILTYAQLKRLPVHRSMLEISELIYTTCKAYLKKQGQFLMILWVFITVVIVIYYKFLVGFTLGRTAIIVFFSLLGMAGSYAVAWFGIRVNTFANSRTAFASLKGKPLPTHQIPLKSGMSIGMVLISLELFMMLIILLFLPREIGGACFIGFAIGESLGASALRIAGGIFTKIADIGSDLMKIVFKIDEDDPRNPGVIADCTGDNAGDSVGPSADGFETYGVTGVALVTFILLAVNDGTMQGLLLVWMFGIRAAMLISSALAYAINHAWAQRRFANSTQMNYETPLTSLVWLTSILCIAFTFATTALILGNAYSGLGWKLSLIITCGTLAGALIPELVKAFTSTKSRHVRETVKSSREGGASLNILSGIVAGNFSAYWLGVTIVGLMSVAYLISNQGLGEFMIAPAVFAFGLVAFGFLGMGPVTIAVDSYGPVTDNAQSVYELSQIEKIDNIDHDVKAEFGFTPEWNRAKLMLEENDGAGNTFKATAKPVLIGTAVVGSTTMIFSIIIGLTNGLTENVQNLSIMHAPFLLGLILGGAVIFWFSGASMQAVTTGAYRAVEFIKQHIKLDENSAKASVSDSRAVVEICTQYAQQGMLNIFLAVFFSTLAFAFVEPYLMIGYLISIAVFGLYQAIYMANAGGAWDNAKKVVETDLHAKGTPLHDATIVGDTVGDPFKDTSSVALNPIIKFTTLFGMLAVELAVSLTADGMGTIVHVLAAVFFIIAASFVYRSFYGMRIQTEVGEVDETGGGQDENPSAPSGVSGDTQDRIAGPGSGSRSEHGRDSGSDSQAQELIGKAGH, via the coding sequence ATTCTCATCGGCGCTTGTCTGACGCTTCTAACCGTCCTATCTGGATGCTCAAACTCCAGTAGTTCGGAGGAAGGTGTGCACGGCGGAGAAGCAAGCTTGCAGCTCCCCGACCTATCCAACGTCATGACCGCTGTGGGATTATCCGGCCGTGCCATCTTGTATGTGGGAATCCTGCTTTGCCTGTTCGGATTCGGTTTTGGCATCTTGACCTATGCGCAGCTGAAGAGGCTTCCCGTTCATAGGTCAATGCTTGAGATCTCCGAACTGATCTACACCACCTGCAAGGCCTATCTGAAGAAGCAAGGCCAATTCCTCATGATCTTGTGGGTCTTCATCACGGTTGTCATCGTGATTTACTACAAGTTCCTCGTTGGCTTCACGCTGGGACGAACAGCAATCATCGTGTTCTTCAGCCTTCTTGGCATGGCCGGATCCTATGCGGTGGCGTGGTTCGGGATTCGAGTCAATACCTTCGCCAACTCCCGCACCGCCTTCGCCTCGCTCAAAGGCAAGCCGCTGCCAACACATCAGATTCCGCTGAAGTCCGGCATGTCTATCGGAATGGTGCTCATCTCGCTCGAGCTCTTCATGATGCTCATCATCCTTCTCTTCCTTCCTCGGGAGATCGGCGGCGCCTGCTTCATCGGCTTCGCAATTGGAGAATCGCTTGGCGCTTCAGCCTTGCGCATCGCCGGCGGCATCTTCACGAAGATCGCCGACATCGGATCTGACCTCATGAAGATCGTGTTCAAGATTGACGAGGACGATCCACGCAATCCTGGCGTTATTGCCGACTGCACGGGAGACAACGCCGGAGATTCCGTGGGCCCTTCCGCAGACGGATTTGAAACCTATGGCGTCACAGGAGTCGCACTCGTGACGTTCATCCTCTTGGCCGTCAACGACGGGACGATGCAAGGACTCCTCCTCGTGTGGATGTTCGGAATCCGCGCCGCAATGCTGATATCTTCGGCACTCGCGTACGCCATCAACCACGCGTGGGCCCAGCGTCGCTTCGCCAACTCGACGCAGATGAACTATGAAACTCCGCTGACTTCTCTGGTGTGGCTCACCTCGATTCTCTGCATCGCGTTCACGTTCGCAACTACGGCATTGATTCTCGGAAATGCCTACTCCGGCTTGGGATGGAAGCTCTCGTTGATCATCACCTGTGGAACGCTGGCAGGTGCCCTCATTCCGGAACTGGTCAAAGCTTTCACATCCACGAAGTCCCGCCATGTACGCGAAACGGTCAAGAGTTCGCGCGAAGGTGGGGCCTCGCTCAATATCCTTTCCGGAATCGTCGCCGGAAACTTCTCCGCCTACTGGTTGGGCGTCACGATCGTTGGACTCATGTCAGTGGCCTATCTGATTTCCAATCAAGGGCTCGGCGAATTCATGATCGCTCCTGCAGTGTTCGCATTCGGCCTCGTGGCCTTTGGGTTCCTCGGTATGGGCCCCGTGACCATTGCCGTGGATTCCTACGGGCCGGTCACTGACAACGCTCAGTCCGTATATGAGCTTTCACAGATTGAGAAGATTGACAATATCGACCACGACGTCAAGGCCGAGTTTGGTTTCACACCAGAGTGGAACCGAGCCAAGTTGATGCTTGAAGAAAACGATGGTGCTGGTAACACCTTCAAGGCGACCGCAAAACCGGTGTTGATCGGCACCGCCGTCGTCGGCTCAACAACAATGATCTTCTCGATCATCATCGGACTGACCAACGGACTGACGGAGAACGTGCAGAACCTTTCGATCATGCATGCACCATTCCTGCTTGGCCTGATTCTGGGCGGCGCCGTGATCTTCTGGTTCTCGGGAGCCTCAATGCAGGCGGTGACCACCGGCGCCTACCGCGCGGTCGAATTCATCAAACAGCACATTAAGCTCGATGAAAACTCCGCAAAGGCATCGGTTTCGGATTCCCGCGCGGTGGTGGAGATCTGCACACAATACGCACAGCAGGGCATGCTCAATATCTTCCTGGCGGTGTTCTTCTCCACGCTAGCATTTGCCTTTGTGGAGCCATACCTCATGATTGGATACTTGATTTCCATCGCGGTGTTTGGCCTCTACCAGGCGATCTATATGGCTAACGCTGGCGGTGCGTGGGACAACGCGAAGAAGGTTGTCGAGACCGATCTCCACGCAAAAGGCACGCCGTTGCATGACGCCACAATCGTTGGTGACACCGTAGGCGATCCATTTAAGGATACGAGTTCGGTGGCACTCAACCCGATCATCAAGTTCACTACGTTGTTTGGAATGCTCGCGGTGGAACTCGCGGTTAGCCTGACGGCCGATGGGATGGGAACTATCGTCCACGTTCTGGCGGCGGTGTTCTTCATAATTGCTGCCTCGTTCGTCTATCGCTCGTTCTATGGGATGCGCATTCAGACCGAGGTGGGCGAGGTTGACGAAACCGGCGGGGGCCAGGATGAGAACCCTAGCGCTCCTTCAGGGGTTTCCGGAGATACCCAGGATCGGATTGCTGGGCCGGGATCTGGATCTCGATCTGAACATGGACGGGATTCTGGATCGGATTCGCAAGCACAGGAACTCATCGGAAAGGCAGGGCACTGA
- a CDS encoding ABC transporter substrate-binding protein has translation MPRTRVTALLALSATMALTLTSCSSSPSSDAEESPTTGGTLKIVGQSDIDHLDPTGAALVTSSNLMRAVTRQLISYESSLDDAERTTAQPDLATEIPEPTNDGLTYTFTLRDDIQWDAPDGAREITSEDVARGIERICNPILPAAASSYFSIIDGFDEFCAGYDTDGPTAESVKDYIESNSISGIEVPDDKTIVFNLTEPASDFIYMLSLNAATPVPIEVLDYEPDSVEYRDNFISSGPYTVDSYTADKELILKRNTAWVADSDPLRAANVDSIEITFGVSVDSAIQQLQSGDADMTYDVTIPTASLQQLEASDPDGIVSINPGGSDFLWINSLSANNGGALGNLQVRQAIEYAVDKAALVQQSGGETQASVATGIFGDGIIGYEKSDMYATDGDAGDPDQAAELLTQAGVSDLTLTLAYSNANAAPDWAATLQESLKAAGITVELKPVESSDYYATFMTNHENAINSEWDIAIVGWNPDWVGGAARSVFQPQFTFTGTSQTYNYLDYNNDEANEYAAQALATDSTDEAATLWHQASEAVMADAVVVPLISRKAVLYHSKAVGNFLPFALGSQGDWTNVTITR, from the coding sequence ATGCCCCGCACACGTGTCACCGCACTTCTTGCCTTGAGTGCCACAATGGCGCTCACACTAACAAGCTGTTCATCTTCACCGTCTTCGGATGCTGAAGAATCGCCAACAACCGGAGGAACACTCAAGATCGTCGGACAATCCGACATCGATCATCTCGATCCGACCGGTGCCGCGCTGGTTACAAGCTCAAACCTTATGCGCGCTGTCACTCGTCAGCTCATCAGCTACGAATCTTCGTTGGACGACGCCGAGCGAACCACCGCACAGCCCGACCTTGCTACCGAAATCCCTGAGCCAACGAACGATGGACTCACCTATACGTTCACGCTCCGAGATGACATTCAGTGGGACGCCCCCGATGGTGCCCGCGAAATCACGTCCGAGGATGTCGCTCGCGGAATTGAGCGAATCTGCAATCCCATTCTTCCCGCAGCAGCATCGAGCTACTTCTCCATCATCGATGGGTTCGATGAGTTCTGTGCAGGTTATGACACCGACGGCCCTACAGCGGAGTCGGTCAAGGACTACATCGAGTCAAACTCGATCTCAGGAATTGAGGTTCCAGACGACAAGACGATCGTCTTTAATCTCACTGAACCTGCTAGCGACTTCATCTACATGCTTTCGCTGAACGCTGCCACGCCCGTGCCGATCGAGGTTCTCGATTACGAACCAGACTCCGTGGAATACCGCGATAACTTCATTTCGAGTGGTCCTTACACCGTGGACTCTTACACGGCTGACAAGGAACTCATTCTCAAGCGCAATACAGCTTGGGTTGCTGACTCCGATCCACTGCGTGCAGCAAACGTAGATTCCATTGAAATCACGTTCGGTGTTTCAGTGGATTCAGCCATCCAGCAACTTCAGTCTGGCGACGCCGATATGACATACGATGTGACGATCCCGACCGCCAGCCTCCAACAGCTCGAAGCTTCCGATCCGGACGGCATAGTCTCCATCAACCCTGGTGGTAGCGACTTCCTGTGGATCAACTCGTTGTCTGCGAATAATGGCGGGGCGCTGGGGAACCTTCAGGTGCGCCAAGCAATTGAATACGCAGTAGACAAGGCCGCACTCGTGCAACAATCCGGTGGCGAGACGCAAGCCTCGGTAGCGACCGGAATATTCGGTGACGGCATTATCGGTTACGAGAAGAGTGACATGTATGCGACCGACGGTGATGCTGGGGACCCGGATCAGGCAGCAGAGCTTCTAACCCAAGCCGGAGTCAGCGATCTCACGCTCACCCTTGCCTACTCCAACGCGAATGCCGCGCCTGATTGGGCCGCAACCCTCCAAGAGAGTTTGAAGGCGGCTGGGATCACTGTGGAACTGAAGCCGGTTGAGTCCTCTGACTACTACGCCACGTTCATGACCAATCACGAGAATGCGATCAACTCGGAATGGGACATCGCAATCGTCGGATGGAATCCAGACTGGGTGGGTGGCGCCGCGCGCTCCGTCTTCCAGCCGCAGTTCACCTTCACTGGTACTTCGCAGACGTACAACTACCTCGACTACAACAACGATGAAGCGAATGAGTACGCGGCCCAGGCGCTTGCAACTGATTCAACGGATGAAGCTGCAACCCTATGGCACCAAGCGAGTGAAGCGGTCATGGCCGACGCCGTAGTAGTTCCGCTCATCTCACGAAAGGCAGTTCTGTACCATTCCAAGGCCGTGGGCAACTTCCTGCCATTCGCACTCGGATCTCAGGGGGACTGGACGAACGTCACGATAACGCGCTGA
- a CDS encoding ABC transporter ATP-binding protein: protein MPLLEASHVSVDIPTEDGVVHAVQDVSFEVRAGEMFGIVGESGSGKSVLTQAMMGLLPGADITGSVLFNGDDLLSLSAAQLRQVRGRGIGMIFQDPLSSLHPYFKIGPQIAEMIHLHERVSKKAARERVVAMLDRVGVPGAAERYDDYPHQFSGGMRQRVMIAMALVLHPKLVIADEPTTALDVTVQAQVLDLLDELRHEMDTAVVMVTHDLTLLGSVADRAMAMYAGHQLEYGPISSVFLRPSHPYTAGLLRSSPGNVAEERLIPIPGKPPSLLTVPSGCVFADRCPDVMDVCGTVPPPRREYTDGIEVACHLKRPPVIPEIPPVEIVVDKTILESSAAPELDYSDIPVVKVENLHLSYGQGAKRHDVLKGINLSVASGHTMGLVGESGCGKTTLARAIAGLLQPSEGTIELNGRRLDSLTQLEWHEMRRSVQMVFQDPQGSLNPRRRIGAIIGDPLRIHKVGSKAERKARVQELMELVGLNPEHYNRFPAEFSGGQRQRIGIARALALRPSLIVFDEPVSALDVSIQAQILNLMKDLQDAFSFTYLFISHDLAVVRHVCDQIAVMKDGSIVELAPAESLYEDPQHPFTKELLAASVHEPPAAKLPERELVTTGEVNNE, encoded by the coding sequence ATGCCTTTGCTCGAAGCGTCGCACGTCAGTGTGGATATCCCAACCGAAGACGGCGTGGTCCATGCCGTTCAAGACGTGTCATTCGAAGTACGCGCCGGTGAGATGTTCGGAATCGTAGGTGAGTCCGGCTCAGGAAAGAGTGTTCTGACTCAGGCCATGATGGGGCTTCTCCCGGGAGCTGACATCACCGGAAGTGTCCTCTTTAACGGAGACGATCTGCTTTCACTCTCGGCAGCTCAGCTGCGCCAGGTGCGTGGCCGGGGCATTGGCATGATCTTTCAGGATCCGCTCTCAAGCCTTCACCCCTACTTCAAGATCGGCCCACAAATTGCTGAGATGATTCACCTCCATGAACGGGTGAGCAAGAAAGCTGCGCGCGAACGCGTGGTGGCCATGCTGGACCGTGTAGGTGTTCCGGGAGCGGCCGAGCGTTACGACGATTACCCCCACCAGTTTTCGGGTGGCATGCGCCAACGAGTCATGATCGCCATGGCATTGGTGTTGCACCCCAAGCTTGTAATCGCAGATGAGCCGACGACGGCGCTGGACGTCACGGTTCAAGCGCAGGTCTTGGATCTGTTGGACGAACTGCGCCATGAGATGGACACGGCGGTTGTCATGGTGACTCATGATCTGACCTTGCTCGGATCCGTGGCTGACAGAGCCATGGCTATGTATGCGGGACACCAGCTTGAGTACGGCCCGATCTCTTCGGTGTTCCTCCGTCCTTCCCATCCCTACACAGCTGGCCTTCTTCGATCCTCTCCAGGAAATGTGGCCGAGGAGAGGCTTATCCCTATTCCCGGCAAGCCGCCAAGCCTTTTGACGGTTCCGAGTGGATGCGTGTTTGCAGATCGATGCCCAGACGTCATGGACGTATGCGGTACGGTGCCACCGCCACGCAGGGAGTACACGGACGGTATCGAGGTGGCTTGCCACCTAAAACGGCCGCCTGTGATTCCGGAGATTCCTCCAGTTGAGATCGTGGTGGACAAGACGATCCTTGAGTCCAGCGCTGCGCCCGAGCTGGACTACTCCGACATCCCAGTGGTCAAGGTTGAGAATCTTCATCTCTCCTATGGTCAGGGAGCAAAGCGCCACGATGTGTTGAAGGGCATTAATCTTTCGGTGGCTTCCGGTCACACCATGGGACTCGTCGGCGAGTCTGGGTGCGGCAAGACCACATTGGCTAGGGCCATCGCGGGCCTTCTCCAGCCATCGGAAGGAACGATCGAACTCAACGGCCGCCGCCTTGACAGTCTGACGCAGCTCGAATGGCATGAGATGCGTAGGAGCGTTCAGATGGTGTTTCAGGATCCGCAAGGTTCACTCAATCCACGCCGCCGAATTGGCGCAATCATTGGCGATCCGCTGCGAATACACAAGGTGGGAAGCAAGGCCGAGCGCAAGGCGCGGGTCCAAGAGTTGATGGAACTAGTGGGGCTCAACCCCGAACACTACAACCGTTTTCCAGCAGAGTTTTCCGGTGGTCAACGCCAGCGGATAGGCATCGCACGAGCCTTGGCACTGCGTCCTTCCCTCATCGTTTTTGATGAGCCGGTCTCTGCACTTGACGTCTCTATTCAGGCTCAAATCCTCAACCTTATGAAGGATCTTCAGGACGCTTTCTCTTTCACGTATCTGTTTATCTCTCATGATCTAGCTGTTGTTCGCCACGTGTGTGACCAGATCGCAGTTATGAAGGACGGGAGCATTGTGGAGCTGGCGCCCGCTGAGTCGCTCTATGAAGATCCGCAGCATCCATTCACCAAGGAGTTGTTGGCGGCCTCGGTCCATGAGCCTCCAGCAGCGAAGTTGCCAGAGCGAGAACTTGTGACCACAGGGGAGGTGAACAATGAGTGA
- a CDS encoding ABC transporter permease, with translation MSESTDSRDQVISSHQQHELAVAGDEVPTAITDQASHRENEGVRQLGTVALTMRRLRSDRASLIAFIVIVIIVLVAVCAPIISAVTGHGPNDQYRDTGMTATGLPVGPNSEFWLGTDHLGRDVLVRLVYGARVSLLVGVVASLLASTLAVIVGLVAGYFGGWVDTVLSRIMDLVMSMPFLLTALALVAVFGGGLQLSMLVIVFFSWAGTARVIRGQVIAIKEREFVEAAHSLGASKISVMIVDILPNLAVPIIIYTTMMIPSAIVFEATLSFLGMGITPPAPSWGGMLADAAKNSVYMAAPWLVLGPGCALLFTTLSFNILGDGIRDALDPRAGRLKARRTPRRIFGKRSIREVQA, from the coding sequence ATGAGTGAGTCAACAGATTCGCGAGACCAGGTGATCTCATCTCACCAGCAGCACGAACTCGCCGTTGCCGGCGATGAGGTACCAACGGCTATCACCGACCAGGCATCTCACCGTGAGAATGAGGGAGTGCGTCAACTGGGAACTGTGGCCCTCACGATGAGGCGCCTGCGAAGTGACCGCGCCAGCCTCATTGCTTTCATTGTCATCGTGATCATTGTTCTTGTGGCTGTGTGTGCCCCGATTATCTCGGCCGTAACTGGCCATGGACCAAACGACCAGTACAGAGACACAGGCATGACCGCTACTGGACTCCCAGTTGGACCAAACTCCGAGTTCTGGTTGGGCACCGATCACTTGGGTCGCGACGTTTTGGTGCGGCTGGTTTATGGAGCGCGAGTCTCCCTTCTGGTTGGCGTGGTGGCATCCTTGCTCGCCTCGACCCTAGCTGTAATCGTGGGTCTGGTGGCTGGCTACTTTGGTGGCTGGGTGGATACCGTGCTTTCCCGCATCATGGACCTTGTTATGAGCATGCCATTCCTCCTCACGGCGCTCGCGTTGGTCGCGGTGTTTGGTGGTGGGTTGCAGCTATCCATGCTAGTCATTGTGTTTTTCAGTTGGGCTGGCACAGCACGTGTTATTCGCGGGCAAGTGATCGCAATCAAAGAGCGAGAATTCGTGGAGGCCGCTCACTCGCTCGGCGCCTCCAAGATCTCTGTGATGATCGTGGACATTCTGCCGAACCTCGCGGTGCCCATCATCATCTACACAACGATGATGATTCCCTCTGCGATTGTTTTTGAGGCAACACTTTCCTTTCTCGGCATGGGTATTACGCCACCTGCTCCAAGCTGGGGCGGCATGCTTGCTGACGCAGCGAAGAACTCGGTGTATATGGCCGCCCCCTGGTTAGTGCTGGGTCCGGGCTGCGCGCTCCTCTTCACAACGCTTTCTTTCAACATCTTGGGAGACGGAATCCGGGATGCTCTAGACCCACGCGCGGGACGCCTCAAAGCGCGGCGCACGCCGCGCCGCATCTTTGGTAAGCGTTCTATCCGGGAGGTGCAGGCATGA
- a CDS encoding ABC transporter permease, translating into MKKYIASRFGYAVLVLFVLSILVFLLFYVAPGDPARLIAGEKATAETLAQVRSNLGLDEPLYKQYWLFLSNALQGDLGFSYRNQVPVIELIVGRVPATLSLVFGGVIMWLLIGVSIGITSARHAGTWRDRLGQSSALIGLSFPTFVLGMVLLYTLYFLPRKAGFVLFPPGGYEPLADGVVQWAWHMFLPWFTLALVTAAVYARLTRGQLLEVLGEDYIRTARAKGMTERRVVYKHGMRATVTPLVTQLGIDIGALLGGSIVIEQVFGLQGIGQLAVQSVETQDRPVIIAVVLLGGAFIVVCTFIVDMIYLLLEPRVRTR; encoded by the coding sequence ATGAAGAAGTACATCGCAAGCAGGTTTGGCTATGCCGTCCTTGTGCTCTTTGTGCTCAGCATCCTCGTGTTCCTGCTCTTCTATGTTGCCCCGGGTGATCCGGCGCGGCTCATTGCTGGAGAGAAAGCCACAGCCGAGACCTTGGCGCAGGTGCGCAGCAACCTCGGACTGGACGAACCGTTGTATAAGCAGTACTGGCTGTTCCTCTCCAATGCACTGCAAGGAGATCTGGGATTCTCCTACCGAAACCAAGTTCCGGTTATTGAGCTTATTGTTGGCAGAGTTCCCGCCACACTCTCACTTGTTTTTGGTGGCGTGATCATGTGGCTTCTTATCGGAGTGTCCATTGGTATCACTTCGGCACGCCATGCCGGTACGTGGCGCGATCGGCTCGGCCAGAGCTCGGCGCTCATAGGACTGAGTTTTCCCACGTTTGTGCTCGGCATGGTCTTGCTATACACGCTGTACTTCCTTCCTCGGAAGGCTGGTTTTGTGCTCTTTCCTCCAGGAGGTTATGAGCCCTTAGCCGATGGCGTTGTCCAATGGGCATGGCACATGTTCCTGCCCTGGTTCACGCTGGCATTGGTGACCGCAGCAGTGTACGCCCGGCTCACCCGTGGCCAACTGCTCGAGGTTCTGGGTGAGGATTACATCCGCACAGCGCGCGCAAAAGGTATGACCGAACGTCGGGTGGTGTACAAGCACGGTATGCGCGCCACAGTCACGCCACTTGTCACTCAGTTGGGTATCGATATCGGGGCGTTGCTGGGAGGATCAATCGTGATTGAGCAGGTCTTCGGGCTCCAAGGCATCGGCCAACTCGCAGTCCAATCTGTGGAGACGCAGGATCGCCCTGTAATAATCGCTGTAGTCCTCTTGGGAGGCGCATTCATCGTCGTGTGCACATTCATTGTGGACATGATCTATCTTCTCCTCGAGCCGCGCGTTCGGACTCGATGA
- a CDS encoding alpha/beta fold hydrolase, with amino-acid sequence MIQYHLPGIHVTEREFDVPLVWSSPEEEKVRLFVRELVDPVRVTEDLPLVTFLQGGPGGANPRPIERSGWIDEALKHYRIIMVDQRGTGRSSPLDARIVAARGASGADFLAHFRADSIVRDLEAVRTRLYGGRRWAAIAQSFGGWIALAYLSMAPEGLSAVYVHGGVPGIPADASEVYRRTFDRVARKTAEYYRRFPQDVDQVARIADRLASGDVTLPDGDVLTVHRFQSTGIDFGMKRGFERMHWLVDEAFISGDRFNEGFLAAVLARTSSASNPLFWTLQESIYGDGENGPTGWAAQRELNRRPEFGPDKRPMLFFGEMAFPWMFEEVRLLKGFRQAVEGLARQTSWSNLYDQVRLANNDVPVAAAVYFDDMYVDSGLQLTTLSKLGNAQYWVTNEFEHDGIQTPRVLARLRELVVDRGGEL; translated from the coding sequence ATGATTCAGTACCACCTACCCGGAATTCACGTCACAGAGCGGGAGTTCGATGTTCCTTTGGTGTGGAGTTCACCTGAGGAAGAGAAGGTGAGACTGTTCGTAAGGGAGTTAGTGGATCCCGTACGGGTCACTGAGGATTTACCGCTTGTCACCTTTCTCCAAGGAGGCCCAGGCGGAGCTAATCCACGTCCCATTGAACGTTCTGGTTGGATCGATGAAGCACTCAAGCATTACCGCATCATCATGGTTGACCAGCGAGGTACCGGGCGAAGCTCTCCGCTTGACGCTCGCATCGTTGCCGCGCGCGGCGCCTCTGGAGCAGACTTCCTTGCGCACTTCCGCGCCGATTCAATTGTCAGGGACTTGGAAGCAGTCCGTACGAGGCTCTACGGAGGGCGCCGATGGGCCGCAATAGCTCAGAGCTTCGGAGGGTGGATAGCACTCGCCTACCTTTCAATGGCACCAGAGGGGCTCAGCGCGGTTTATGTGCATGGAGGTGTTCCGGGCATTCCAGCGGATGCATCTGAGGTATACCGGCGCACCTTTGATCGAGTGGCGCGAAAGACAGCTGAGTACTACCGCCGCTTCCCACAAGATGTGGACCAAGTGGCTCGAATCGCTGATCGTTTGGCCTCAGGGGATGTCACCCTTCCCGACGGCGACGTGCTCACCGTCCATCGATTCCAGTCCACTGGTATCGACTTCGGTATGAAACGTGGCTTCGAGCGAATGCATTGGCTGGTAGACGAGGCGTTCATCTCCGGTGATCGATTCAATGAGGGTTTCCTCGCAGCGGTCTTGGCTCGGACGTCGTCGGCCTCAAATCCATTGTTCTGGACCCTTCAGGAATCCATTTATGGCGACGGCGAAAACGGTCCCACTGGATGGGCGGCCCAGCGCGAACTGAACCGGAGGCCTGAGTTCGGACCGGACAAACGCCCGATGTTGTTCTTCGGTGAAATGGCTTTTCCGTGGATGTTTGAAGAAGTTCGTTTGCTCAAGGGTTTCCGGCAAGCAGTTGAAGGGCTGGCACGGCAGACCTCGTGGAGCAACCTCTATGACCAAGTCAGGTTAGCCAACAACGATGTTCCCGTGGCCGCAGCAGTCTACTTTGACGATATGTATGTGGATTCGGGATTGCAGCTCACGACGCTCTCCAAACTGGGGAACGCCCAGTACTGGGTAACCAACGAGTTTGAGCATGATGGGATCCAAACTCCGCGAGTGCTCGCGCGGCTGCGAGAGCTTGTGGTGGATCGAGGAGGAGAGCTGTGA
- a CDS encoding aminopeptidase P family protein, which produces MKRPPYAGSQYPRLAHIPAFREFMGQGWELGAPEAPVVPGAAEAAAAHRRLLSSLFPGKSLLLASGTAPTRNDDNQYRFRPDSGFVWLTGSQVEDAVVVMHATGTGHETVMYMPVPFRPGDVGFFSNAAHGELWVGPSAGLPEWKEALGIDVRALSELPAAMTGALAAASVSAEFADSRDAILSPELDRALSQLRMVKDEWELAQMRAAVDATVDGFAAVVREVPHAIADGLGERWLQGTFDRHSRTFGNGPGYSTIVGSGAHAPTLHWTRCDGPIVPDAALLLDMGVETHSLYTADVTRTVPASGRFSTEQRMVHDLVEKAHRVGISYVRPGSQYLDFHFAAMEVIAQGLHDWGLLPVSVDEALSPDGQHHRRYLTCGIGHHLGLDVHDCSHAPYEDYMGADLQPGVVMTVEPGLYFHAHDHTVPPELRGIGVRLEDDLVVTNSGSCVLSDALPIDAAGVEAWTQARLAGA; this is translated from the coding sequence GTGAAGCGTCCACCATACGCAGGATCGCAGTATCCACGGCTTGCGCACATACCAGCATTCCGGGAGTTCATGGGTCAAGGGTGGGAACTCGGTGCGCCTGAAGCTCCTGTTGTTCCCGGCGCCGCTGAAGCGGCAGCTGCTCATCGTCGCCTGCTGAGCTCCCTCTTCCCAGGAAAGAGCCTACTTCTGGCCTCAGGAACCGCACCCACACGCAATGACGATAACCAGTACCGATTCCGTCCCGACAGTGGCTTCGTGTGGTTGACCGGTAGCCAAGTGGAGGATGCGGTTGTGGTCATGCATGCCACCGGCACTGGGCATGAAACTGTGATGTATATGCCGGTCCCGTTCCGCCCGGGTGACGTGGGATTCTTCTCGAATGCTGCACATGGAGAGTTGTGGGTTGGGCCGTCTGCTGGTTTGCCCGAATGGAAGGAAGCGTTGGGCATCGATGTGCGTGCCCTTTCCGAGCTTCCCGCGGCTATGACCGGCGCGCTCGCGGCGGCCAGCGTGAGTGCGGAGTTCGCGGACTCCCGTGATGCGATTCTCAGCCCGGAACTGGATCGAGCGTTGTCCCAGCTGCGTATGGTCAAGGATGAATGGGAGCTCGCCCAGATGCGGGCAGCTGTTGACGCCACTGTGGATGGTTTTGCAGCGGTCGTTCGTGAGGTTCCGCATGCAATAGCGGACGGTTTGGGAGAACGGTGGTTGCAGGGAACCTTTGATCGCCACTCCCGAACGTTTGGCAACGGCCCTGGATACTCAACGATCGTCGGATCAGGTGCCCATGCCCCCACCCTCCATTGGACGCGTTGCGATGGGCCAATTGTTCCTGATGCTGCACTTCTCCTTGATATGGGTGTAGAGACACATTCGCTCTATACGGCCGACGTAACGAGAACAGTGCCGGCATCGGGAAGATTCTCCACTGAACAACGAATGGTTCACGATCTTGTTGAGAAGGCCCACCGCGTGGGTATCAGCTACGTCAGGCCTGGTTCGCAGTACCTTGATTTCCATTTTGCAGCGATGGAGGTGATTGCGCAGGGCTTGCACGACTGGGGGTTGCTACCTGTTTCGGTAGATGAGGCACTTTCTCCGGACGGCCAACATCATCGCAGGTATCTCACGTGCGGAATCGGTCATCACCTCGGGCTCGATGTGCACGATTGCTCCCATGCCCCCTATGAGGATTACATGGGAGCGGACCTCCAACCTGGTGTGGTCATGACTGTAGAACCGGGGTTGTACTTCCACGCTCACGACCACACTGTCCCGCCCGAGCTCCGTGGGATAGGTGTGCGGCTGGAGGATGATCTGGTAGTGACAAACAGTGGTTCTTGCGTTCTCTCTGATGCTCTTCCTATCGATGCGGCTGGAGTTGAGGCATGGACCCAGGCTCGGTTGGCCGGGGCCTAG